Proteins from a genomic interval of Nitrospina gracilis Nb-211:
- a CDS encoding tetratricopeptide repeat protein, whose translation MFLDYLPNPFRPKADYNAAVTAYTSGDFKTAMAHFKTLAKRGNAEAMWYVADMYRYGRGVERDLQTAVDWFRKAADKNQPWALFEIGWFYKNGTGGYKRDSHTALEWFEKSGKGGYALGQYYAAKAYMEGIGTEKDLNKAREWLILAADQSHIDSQAILGDMYYHGKSVAIDDKKAHTYLQPAAERGQPLAQMDLAMMYENGDVVKRDLVQAYQWYSLAAAKGNKDAQRSLEFITPRIKTSEKQKADSWVASWKPRS comes from the coding sequence ATGTTTCTCGATTATCTGCCAAACCCATTCCGGCCCAAGGCCGATTACAACGCGGCAGTGACCGCGTACACGTCGGGCGACTTCAAAACCGCCATGGCGCATTTCAAGACCCTCGCCAAGCGCGGCAACGCCGAGGCGATGTGGTACGTCGCCGACATGTACCGCTATGGACGCGGCGTGGAGAGGGACCTCCAAACCGCCGTAGACTGGTTCCGAAAAGCCGCCGATAAAAATCAACCCTGGGCGTTGTTCGAGATCGGCTGGTTTTATAAAAACGGTACGGGAGGTTACAAACGAGACAGCCACACCGCCCTCGAATGGTTTGAAAAATCCGGCAAGGGCGGTTACGCATTGGGTCAGTATTACGCCGCCAAGGCGTATATGGAAGGCATCGGCACCGAAAAGGACCTCAACAAGGCGCGTGAGTGGCTCATCCTCGCGGCGGATCAAAGTCACATTGATTCGCAGGCGATTCTGGGCGACATGTATTACCACGGGAAAAGCGTGGCGATCGACGATAAAAAGGCACATACCTATCTGCAACCCGCCGCCGAGCGCGGGCAACCCCTGGCCCAGATGGACCTTGCCATGATGTATGAAAACGGTGACGTGGTGAAAAGGGATCTTGTGCAGGCGTACCAGTGGTATTCCCTGGCCGCGGCCAAGGGCAACAAGGACGCCCAGCGCAGTCTGGAATTCATCACCCCCCGCATCAAAACCTCGGAGAAGCAGAAAGCCGACTCCTGGGTGGCCAGTTGGAAACCCCGTTCCTGA